Proteins from a genomic interval of Nostoc sp. TCL240-02:
- a CDS encoding hemolysin family protein, with product MEGVSFTRALAVSGFPNLIWTDVALRLLSVLLLIAINAFFVTAEFSMVSVRRSRIHQLVKAGDIPAIAVEMLQRSIDRLLSTTQLGITLSSLALGWIGESTIVVLVNAWLRSWPLPSGMTNFLAHSLSIPIAFFLIAYLQIVVGELCPKSLAMLYSEQLARFLGPSVKAIVRFFGPFIWILNQSTRFLLRIFGIQYTGQGWRPPVTPEELQLIISTEWGSTGLQRAERELLNNVFEFGDVMAQDVMIPRTSIITLPKDATFQILLREMADTGYSRYPVIGESLDDVRGIVYFKDLAQPLAVGKLSLETQIQPWMRPARFVPEHTPLSELLPMMQQEKPAMVMVVNEFGGTVGLVTIKDVIAEIIGDASEPESSDDLLIQMLDEQKFLVQAQINLEDLNEVLHLNLPLTREYQTLGGFLLYQLQKIPAIGEIFYYENLEFTVVSIVGPRLHQIQLRRLEEAGGAGE from the coding sequence ATGGAGGGCGTGAGTTTTACACGAGCTTTGGCAGTGAGTGGTTTTCCTAATTTGATTTGGACGGATGTGGCGCTGCGGTTGTTGTCAGTGCTACTACTGATTGCCATAAATGCCTTTTTTGTGACGGCGGAATTTTCGATGGTGAGCGTACGGCGATCGCGTATTCACCAGCTAGTTAAGGCTGGGGATATTCCAGCGATCGCTGTGGAAATGCTACAACGTAGTATTGATCGACTACTATCTACCACTCAGTTAGGCATTACCCTTTCTAGTTTGGCGCTGGGATGGATTGGCGAAAGCACAATTGTTGTGCTGGTGAATGCCTGGTTAAGATCCTGGCCTTTACCTAGTGGGATGACTAACTTCCTTGCCCACTCCCTATCAATTCCCATCGCTTTTTTCTTAATTGCCTATTTGCAAATTGTGGTCGGAGAACTATGTCCCAAATCCTTAGCCATGCTTTACTCAGAACAGCTAGCGAGGTTTTTGGGGCCTTCGGTAAAAGCGATCGTGCGTTTTTTTGGCCCCTTCATCTGGATTCTCAACCAATCAACTCGTTTTTTATTGCGGATTTTTGGTATCCAATACACAGGTCAAGGCTGGCGGCCGCCTGTAACTCCTGAAGAATTGCAACTGATTATCTCTACAGAATGGGGATCTACTGGTTTACAGCGTGCGGAACGAGAACTGCTCAATAATGTCTTTGAGTTTGGGGATGTCATGGCCCAAGATGTGATGATCCCCCGTACCAGTATTATCACGCTGCCAAAAGATGCTACCTTCCAGATATTACTTAGAGAAATGGCTGATACTGGTTACTCACGCTACCCCGTGATTGGTGAATCTTTAGACGATGTTCGCGGCATTGTTTATTTTAAAGATTTGGCACAACCTTTAGCTGTGGGAAAGCTCAGTTTAGAGACACAGATCCAACCTTGGATGCGTCCCGCCCGGTTTGTTCCAGAACACACGCCCTTAAGTGAACTTTTGCCCATGATGCAGCAAGAGAAACCCGCTATGGTCATGGTAGTAAATGAATTTGGCGGGACTGTGGGACTCGTGACAATCAAAGATGTCATTGCCGAAATCATCGGCGATGCAAGCGAACCTGAAAGCAGTGACGACTTACTGATTCAGATGTTAGATGAGCAGAAATTTTTGGTGCAGGCACAAATCAACCTCGAAGACCTCAACGAGGTTTTGCATCTCAATTTGCCCCTGACCAGAGAATATCAAACACTAGGAGGCTTTCTGTTGTATCAGTTACAGAAAATTCCGGCCATTGGTGAAATCTTCTATTATGAAAATCTTGAATTCACTGTGGTATCAATTGTTGGACCACGCCTGCATCAAATTCAACTGCGACGCTTGGAGGAAGCGGGAGGAGCAGGGGAGTAA
- the pyrE gene encoding orotate phosphoribosyltransferase, with translation MTYPTETLTHSDIWATTADLTTLRHKLLDLFSQRAYQEGDFVLASGLRSSYYVNKMQVTLHPQGALAVGRLLFPLLPVDTQAVAGLTMGADPMVTAVSIVSVYENRPIPALIIRKEAKGYGTKAYIEGPTLPEGAKVVVLEDVVTTGQSALKAVERLKDAGYTVNQIISLVDRQQGGGELYQSAGLRFETLFSIQEVQERYQQLANS, from the coding sequence ATGACGTATCCTACTGAAACTCTTACCCACTCAGATATTTGGGCAACCACTGCTGATTTGACAACCTTGCGCCACAAGCTACTAGATTTATTTTCTCAACGGGCTTATCAAGAGGGTGATTTTGTTCTCGCTTCTGGGTTACGTAGTTCTTATTATGTCAATAAGATGCAGGTAACACTCCACCCCCAAGGAGCTTTAGCTGTTGGACGATTGTTATTTCCTTTACTACCTGTAGATACTCAGGCTGTAGCAGGTTTAACGATGGGGGCTGACCCAATGGTGACAGCAGTGAGTATAGTTTCTGTTTATGAAAACCGACCCATACCAGCGCTGATTATTCGCAAGGAAGCCAAGGGTTATGGGACGAAAGCTTATATAGAAGGCCCCACTTTACCAGAAGGTGCAAAAGTAGTAGTTTTGGAAGATGTGGTGACAACTGGGCAATCTGCTCTAAAAGCGGTTGAACGTCTTAAAGATGCAGGTTATACCGTAAATCAAATAATTTCCCTAGTAGACCGACAACAAGGTGGAGGTGAGTTGTATCAGTCAGCTGGGTTAAGGTTTGAAACTTTATTTTCGATTCAGGAAGTTCAGGAACGCTACCAACAACTAGCGAATTCATGA
- the argF gene encoding ornithine carbamoyltransferase has translation MAALLGRDLLSLADISSTELQELLQLATQLKSQQLKLQCNKVLGLLFSKASTRTRVSFTVAMYQLGGQVIDLNPNVTQVSRGEPLQDTARVLDRYLDILAIRTFAQQDLETFAHYAKIPVINALTDAEHPCQVLADLLTIQESFNSLAGLTLTYVGDGNNMANSLMLGCALVGMNVRIATPSGYEPDSKIVEQARAIANNKTEVFVTHDPELAAKGSTVLYTDVWASMGQESEANNRMPIFQPYQISEQLLSLADPEAIVLHCLPAHRGEEITEAVIEGSQSKVWEQAENRLHAQKALLASILGAE, from the coding sequence ATGGCAGCATTGCTCGGACGAGATTTATTAAGTCTAGCGGACATCAGTTCTACGGAACTTCAAGAACTCCTGCAATTGGCAACTCAACTTAAATCACAGCAGTTGAAGTTGCAGTGTAATAAAGTTTTGGGGTTGTTGTTCTCCAAAGCTTCAACTCGCACACGGGTAAGTTTTACCGTGGCGATGTACCAATTGGGTGGACAGGTAATCGATCTCAACCCTAATGTCACTCAAGTTAGTCGCGGGGAACCTTTACAGGATACGGCGCGGGTGTTAGACCGATATCTGGATATTTTGGCAATTCGCACTTTTGCCCAACAGGATTTGGAAACTTTTGCTCACTATGCCAAGATTCCGGTAATTAATGCGCTTACTGATGCAGAACATCCTTGTCAGGTATTAGCTGATTTATTGACGATTCAAGAAAGCTTTAACAGCCTTGCTGGGTTAACTTTAACCTACGTGGGTGATGGCAATAATATGGCTAATTCTCTGATGTTGGGCTGTGCTTTGGTAGGGATGAATGTCAGAATTGCTACTCCTAGCGGATATGAGCCAGATTCTAAGATTGTAGAACAAGCAAGAGCGATCGCTAATAACAAAACGGAAGTCTTTGTCACTCATGATCCAGAATTAGCAGCTAAGGGTTCTACTGTACTTTATACTGATGTCTGGGCAAGTATGGGGCAAGAATCTGAAGCCAATAATCGGATGCCAATTTTTCAGCCTTACCAAATTTCGGAACAGCTATTGAGTCTTGCTGATCCAGAGGCAATTGTTTTACACTGCTTACCAGCCCATCGTGGTGAAGAAATTACTGAGGCAGTTATTGAAGGTTCTCAATCAAAAGTTTGGGAACAGGCAGAAAATCGCTTACACGCTCAAAAAGCTTTGCTTGCGAGTATCTTAGGGGCGGAATGA
- the lexA gene encoding transcriptional repressor LexA: protein MERLTEAQQELYEWLAEYIRTHQHSPSIRQMMQAMNLKSPAPIQSRLEHLRTKGYIEWAEGQARTIRILRPVKQGVPILGTIAAGGLIEPFTDAVDHLDFSNFDLPPQTYALRVAGDSMIEDLITDGDVVFLRPVAEPNHLKNGTIVAARVDGFGTTLKRFYRQGDRVTLKPANPKYNPIEVSAMQVQVQGSLIGVWRGYN from the coding sequence ATGGAACGTCTAACAGAAGCTCAACAAGAACTTTACGAATGGTTGGCAGAATACATCAGAACGCACCAGCATTCGCCTTCTATTCGGCAAATGATGCAAGCGATGAACCTGAAGTCACCAGCACCAATTCAAAGCCGTTTAGAGCATTTACGCACTAAAGGATATATTGAATGGGCTGAAGGACAAGCGCGAACAATTCGGATTTTGCGTCCTGTGAAGCAAGGTGTACCAATTTTGGGCACGATCGCGGCTGGTGGTTTAATAGAACCGTTTACTGATGCTGTAGATCATTTAGACTTTTCTAATTTTGATTTACCTCCCCAAACCTACGCTTTGCGCGTAGCTGGCGATAGTATGATTGAAGATTTAATTACTGATGGCGATGTGGTATTTCTGCGTCCAGTAGCAGAACCAAATCATTTAAAAAATGGTACTATCGTCGCCGCCAGAGTAGATGGATTTGGTACAACATTAAAACGTTTTTATCGCCAAGGCGATCGCGTTACCCTTAAACCAGCAAATCCCAAGTACAATCCCATAGAAGTCAGCGCTATGCAAGTGCAGGTGCAAGGTTCACTCATTGGTGTTTGGCGTGGTTACAACTGA
- a CDS encoding DNA phosphorothioation system restriction enzyme has protein sequence MYLTQNSVQQLPTFRLKLPFTRESKGSYHTQPLPGCPRMPPSLQLRQYQRQAIASWFTNNGRGTLKMATGSGKTITALAIACELYQQINLQVLVVVCPYRHLVTQWARECEKFNLQPILAFENLRTWQSQLSTQIYNLRSGSQRFVTVITTNSTLIGDGFQSQLKYFPAKTLIIGDEAHNLGAPKLEESLPRSVGLRLALSATPERYFDDFGTQSLFDYFGPVVQPEFTLRDAIAQGALVHYLYYPVLVELTEAESIAYLKLTKRIGRSLLYRDRENGQAGNFEDNEDLKPLLMQRARLIGAAENKLTALRDLMITRRETSHTLFYCSDGSQDAGQRSSLRQLKAVAKILGVDLGYKVSTYTAQTTLQEREILRHQFESGELQGLVAIRCLDEGVDIPAIQTAVILSSSGNPRQFIQRRGRVLRPHPAKERATIFDMIVLPPDLDRETIEVERNLLKKELRRFVEFADLADNAGEARMKLLDLQKRYGLLDI, from the coding sequence ATGTACCTGACGCAAAATTCAGTGCAACAACTGCCCACTTTCCGGTTGAAATTACCATTTACAAGGGAAAGTAAGGGCAGTTATCACACGCAACCATTACCAGGATGCCCAAGAATGCCTCCGTCTCTGCAATTGCGGCAATATCAGCGCCAAGCGATCGCTAGCTGGTTTACCAACAATGGCAGAGGGACGCTGAAAATGGCTACTGGTAGTGGTAAAACGATTACCGCATTAGCGATCGCTTGTGAATTGTATCAACAGATTAATTTACAAGTTCTGGTGGTGGTGTGTCCCTATCGTCATCTCGTCACTCAATGGGCGCGAGAATGCGAAAAATTTAATTTGCAACCCATTTTAGCTTTTGAAAATTTACGCACTTGGCAAAGTCAACTGTCTACGCAAATTTATAATCTGCGTTCTGGTTCTCAAAGATTTGTCACGGTGATTACTACGAACTCTACTTTAATTGGAGATGGGTTTCAATCTCAACTCAAATATTTTCCCGCCAAAACTTTAATTATTGGAGATGAAGCGCATAATTTAGGCGCACCCAAGTTAGAAGAAAGTTTACCGCGCAGCGTTGGATTGAGACTAGCTTTATCTGCCACACCGGAGAGATATTTTGATGATTTTGGCACGCAATCTCTATTTGATTATTTTGGCCCAGTTGTCCAACCAGAGTTTACCTTGAGGGATGCGATCGCTCAAGGTGCTTTGGTACATTATTTGTATTATCCGGTGCTGGTAGAGTTAACTGAAGCAGAAAGTATTGCTTATTTAAAGCTAACTAAAAGAATTGGGCGATCGCTTCTTTATCGAGATCGAGAAAATGGACAGGCGGGAAACTTTGAAGACAATGAAGATTTAAAGCCGTTGTTGATGCAAAGAGCAAGGCTAATTGGTGCGGCAGAAAACAAATTAACTGCTTTGCGCGATTTAATGATTACTCGCCGCGAAACTAGCCACACTCTTTTTTATTGTAGTGATGGTTCCCAAGATGCGGGACAACGTTCATCTCTGCGCCAACTCAAAGCTGTTGCTAAAATTCTGGGGGTGGATTTAGGTTACAAGGTAAGCACTTATACAGCCCAAACAACTTTACAAGAAAGGGAAATTTTACGGCATCAATTTGAAAGTGGAGAGTTGCAAGGTTTAGTCGCAATTCGTTGTTTAGATGAAGGTGTCGATATTCCGGCAATTCAAACTGCGGTGATTTTATCAAGTTCTGGTAATCCCCGCCAATTCATTCAACGACGGGGGCGAGTTTTACGTCCTCATCCTGCTAAAGAACGCGCCACTATATTTGACATGATTGTTTTGCCACCAGATTTAGATAGAGAAACTATAGAAGTTGAGCGCAATCTCTTAAAAAAGGAATTACGGCGGTTTGTGGAGTTCGCTGATTTAGCTGATAACGCAGGAGAAGCAAGAATGAAGTTACTTGATTTACAAAAGCGCTATGGTTTATTAGATATTTGA
- a CDS encoding AAA family ATPase: MKLTSIKLCNFRSFYGTTPEMLLAGGDIQNTTIIHGNNGSGKTSLLNAFTWVLYEKFSAAFASIEQLVNKRAIAETQKGQAVECWVEIGWEHEGKRYRVKRTCRGYKNEGDFDAGKTQLTMWVGADDGKWNIPTQQPDDIINQILPATLHQYFFFDGERIEEIVRSDKKAEIAEATKIFLGVEVINRSIRHLGDAKKTLENELKAIGDSETKQLLRQQEKIERERERITKRQTEIKEELEYQQTFKKETSNRLRELSAAKELQERWQDLESQKLANQEEYKKTKEALKKVISARGYTVLLSETTSQFRGIINDLKQRGELTSGISREFVNDLLNSQRCICGAELHEGNHSHTHVSTWLNKAGSSAVEETAIRMIAQVDEIDKQAIGFWEEVDREQTRINQLRQSISQIEGDLDNIQERLRKDANEEISSLQKRLDEIESKIDELNREQGANQQQIAQLTTEIEGLNKQIAKQKLNEDKQTLAQRRINATQDAIERLTEVRNRQEQQFRLQLEKRVQEIFTEISVTPYIPKISDKYELTLVENTTGVEAPVAASTGENQILSLSFIASIIDKVREWSEKRKMMMIPDSSTFPIVMDSPFGSLDENSRRHIAKTIPQLANQLIVLVTKTQWRGEVEAEITDRIGREYVLTYYSSKPDCEQDYIQLGGERYPLVKQSPNEFEYTEIIAVERNG; encoded by the coding sequence ATGAAGCTGACTTCAATCAAGCTCTGCAACTTTCGCTCCTTTTATGGTACGACACCAGAAATGCTTCTGGCTGGTGGAGATATTCAAAACACAACTATTATTCATGGTAATAATGGCTCTGGAAAAACCAGTTTACTAAATGCCTTTACGTGGGTATTATATGAGAAATTCAGTGCGGCATTTGCATCGATAGAACAGTTAGTAAATAAGCGTGCGATCGCAGAAACTCAAAAAGGTCAAGCTGTAGAATGTTGGGTAGAGATTGGCTGGGAACATGAAGGTAAACGCTATCGAGTGAAACGCACCTGTCGGGGTTATAAAAACGAAGGTGATTTTGATGCTGGTAAAACTCAATTAACTATGTGGGTTGGTGCGGATGATGGTAAATGGAATATACCAACTCAGCAACCAGACGATATAATTAATCAAATTTTACCCGCTACTTTACATCAATATTTTTTCTTTGACGGCGAACGAATTGAAGAAATAGTCCGTTCTGATAAAAAAGCTGAAATTGCTGAAGCTACAAAAATCTTCTTGGGTGTGGAAGTAATCAACCGTTCCATCAGACATTTAGGAGATGCTAAAAAAACTTTAGAAAATGAGTTGAAAGCTATTGGTGATTCTGAAACTAAACAGCTATTACGACAGCAAGAAAAGATAGAAAGAGAACGTGAACGCATTACCAAACGCCAAACTGAAATTAAAGAAGAGTTAGAATATCAACAAACTTTTAAAAAAGAGACAAGTAATCGTTTGCGAGAATTGAGTGCAGCTAAAGAATTGCAAGAAAGATGGCAGGATTTAGAATCGCAGAAACTTGCGAATCAAGAAGAATATAAAAAAACGAAGGAAGCACTGAAAAAAGTTATCTCTGCGCGGGGTTATACTGTTTTATTGTCAGAAACTACATCCCAGTTCCGAGGAATTATCAATGATTTAAAGCAGCGTGGCGAATTAACATCAGGAATTTCGCGGGAATTTGTCAATGATTTACTCAATTCTCAACGCTGTATTTGTGGTGCAGAATTACACGAGGGTAATCATTCTCATACTCATGTGAGTACTTGGTTAAATAAAGCAGGTTCTTCGGCGGTAGAAGAAACTGCAATTCGGATGATAGCACAAGTAGATGAAATTGATAAGCAAGCAATAGGATTTTGGGAAGAAGTTGATAGAGAACAAACCAGGATTAATCAGTTAAGGCAAAGCATATCTCAAATTGAAGGCGATTTAGACAATATTCAAGAACGGTTGCGAAAAGATGCTAATGAAGAAATTAGCAGTCTACAAAAACGGTTAGATGAAATTGAAAGTAAGATTGATGAATTGAATCGAGAACAGGGTGCAAATCAGCAGCAAATTGCTCAACTCACAACTGAGATTGAAGGTTTAAATAAACAAATTGCCAAACAAAAACTGAATGAAGACAAGCAAACTCTAGCACAGCGACGAATTAACGCTACTCAAGATGCAATCGAACGATTAACGGAAGTTAGAAATCGTCAAGAACAACAATTTCGCCTGCAACTAGAAAAGCGAGTACAAGAAATATTTACTGAGATTTCTGTGACTCCATACATTCCTAAAATTAGCGATAAATATGAACTGACATTAGTAGAAAATACTACAGGTGTGGAAGCGCCAGTTGCAGCTTCTACTGGGGAAAATCAAATTCTCAGTTTATCTTTTATAGCCAGCATCATTGACAAAGTACGGGAATGGAGTGAAAAGCGTAAAATGATGATGATTCCCGATAGTAGTACTTTCCCAATTGTCATGGATTCGCCGTTTGGTAGTTTGGATGAGAATTCGCGGCGACATATTGCGAAGACAATTCCCCAATTAGCTAATCAGTTGATAGTTTTAGTTACTAAGACTCAGTGGCGGGGTGAAGTGGAAGCAGAAATTACAGACAGAATTGGTAGAGAATATGTGCTTACGTATTATTCATCTAAGCCGGATTGCGAACAAGATTATATTCAGTTGGGTGGGGAAAGATATCCTTTGGTGAAACAAAGTCCGAATGAGTTTGAATATACGGAAATTATCGCAGTTGAACGGAATGGGTAA
- a CDS encoding Uma2 family endonuclease yields the protein MVASSDRNYMSPQEYVEWEERQEIKYEYIDGEVFAMTGGTLPHTTIALNLASALKIHLRGSECLPFMADAKVGVSEKGPFHYPDVVVSCDERDKQAIQFLQYPCLIVEVLSPSTEAYDRGKKFTRYRRIQTLQEYVLIDAEKIGLDCFRLNDRGLWELHPYEAGDEVHLTSVDFHFPISLLYEDVQLSI from the coding sequence ATGGTTGCGAGTTCAGACAGAAATTATATGTCTCCCCAAGAATATGTGGAATGGGAAGAACGCCAAGAAATTAAATATGAATATATTGATGGTGAAGTTTTCGCCATGACTGGGGGTACTCTTCCCCATACAACTATTGCTTTAAACTTAGCTTCAGCGTTAAAAATTCATCTAAGAGGGAGTGAGTGTCTTCCCTTTATGGCGGATGCGAAAGTAGGTGTATCTGAGAAGGGGCCTTTTCATTATCCCGATGTTGTGGTGAGTTGCGATGAACGGGATAAACAAGCTATTCAATTTCTCCAATATCCCTGTTTGATTGTTGAAGTTCTGTCCCCAAGCACGGAAGCTTACGACAGAGGTAAAAAATTTACGCGGTATCGTCGCATTCAGACTTTGCAAGAATATGTCCTCATTGATGCTGAAAAAATTGGTTTAGATTGTTTTCGATTAAATGATAGAGGACTCTGGGAGTTACACCCTTATGAAGCAGGGGATGAGGTTCATTTAACTAGCGTCGATTTCCATTTTCCGATTTCTTTGCTTTATGAAGATGTTCAATTATCAATTTAA
- a CDS encoding DNA phosphorothioation-associated protein 4: MAETGRIRVAKDKAELVKDLTSSDGGTGPFNTFADVIVFAAALGAKHKKRVPLGEISKREPSPIPQEQFIVRGYNTVINLIAIAEIQDIKVLSLQEGNNNEKRNYIFEEYANGGLEILQSEIRGAVDYSERILLILSSERFQDNSEEEDFDLSKFLS, translated from the coding sequence ATGGCGGAAACTGGCAGAATCAGGGTTGCTAAAGATAAAGCTGAGTTGGTGAAGGATTTAACGTCTTCAGATGGTGGAACAGGGCCTTTTAATACTTTTGCTGATGTGATTGTGTTTGCAGCAGCTTTGGGTGCAAAGCATAAAAAACGCGTGCCTTTAGGGGAAATTTCTAAAAGGGAACCGTCGCCAATACCCCAAGAACAGTTTATAGTCAGGGGATATAATACGGTAATAAATTTAATAGCAATTGCTGAAATTCAAGATATAAAAGTTTTATCTCTTCAAGAAGGAAACAATAACGAGAAACGTAATTATATCTTTGAAGAATATGCAAATGGTGGACTTGAAATCTTACAATCAGAAATCCGTGGTGCAGTAGATTATTCTGAAAGGATTTTATTGATACTTAGTTCTGAGAGGTTTCAAGATAACTCCGAAGAAGAGGATTTTGATTTAAGCAAATTTCTTTCATAA
- a CDS encoding HNH endonuclease has translation MSKAQQPINQHSLVYYCECFSNIKVYRSQKRGDALNKPILLLSIIDLITQDLITDNRIIISDELIDTFKKYWQVLASSTFKGSDFALPFFHLKNDNGKFWHLRYSSGYDGGRPQTIPKLKEDVDYAYLDDELFNLIQDEISRQILIDALVSAWLPSEDNTIESFLTINENFQDISLKIDIDKNIESTNLDANSRRSLRNQVIRNAFFRKAIVNIYDYKCAFCGIKVTKSVSQNIVDGAHIKPFAQFNDSRIHNGIALCKNHHWAFDRGWFAVDEQYKIIVSNDLKEASPHVKPMKDFHGETILLPNTEQHFPELEALQWHRQNIFQSG, from the coding sequence ATGAGTAAAGCACAACAGCCGATAAATCAGCATAGTTTAGTTTATTATTGTGAATGTTTTTCTAATATTAAGGTATATAGAAGTCAGAAAAGGGGTGATGCTCTTAATAAACCTATATTACTTTTATCTATAATTGACCTAATTACACAAGATTTAATTACAGATAATCGTATTATCATATCAGATGAATTGATTGATACTTTCAAGAAGTATTGGCAAGTACTTGCTTCTAGTACTTTTAAGGGAAGTGATTTTGCCCTTCCTTTTTTTCATCTAAAAAATGATAATGGTAAATTTTGGCATCTCAGGTATAGTTCTGGATATGATGGTGGTCGTCCACAAACAATTCCTAAACTCAAGGAAGATGTTGACTATGCATATTTGGATGATGAACTATTTAATTTAATTCAAGATGAAATTTCTAGGCAAATATTAATTGATGCACTTGTTTCAGCTTGGCTACCATCTGAAGATAATACAATAGAAAGTTTTTTAACAATTAATGAAAATTTTCAAGATATCTCCTTAAAAATAGACATAGACAAAAATATAGAGTCTACTAATTTAGATGCTAATTCTAGAAGGAGCTTAAGAAATCAAGTAATTAGAAATGCTTTTTTTAGGAAAGCAATTGTAAATATTTATGATTACAAATGTGCTTTTTGTGGGATAAAAGTTACTAAATCTGTAAGCCAAAACATCGTTGATGGCGCACATATCAAGCCATTTGCACAATTCAATGATAGTAGAATTCATAATGGAATAGCACTTTGCAAAAACCATCATTGGGCATTTGATCGCGGTTGGTTTGCTGTAGATGAGCAATACAAAATTATAGTTAGCAATGATTTGAAAGAAGCATCTCCCCATGTTAAACCTATGAAAGATTTTCATGGTGAAACGATACTTCTACCAAATACAGAGCAGCATTTTCCAGAACTAGAAGCGCTACAATGGCATCGTCAAAATATATTTCAATCAGGGTGA
- a CDS encoding AIPR family protein: MSTKITAPFFATAACKAYKEDKESSRVIWNLTVPICQVPQGLPLDPNARLANENRRTVKSMLTTLAQKPEEFIFYNNGILIVADSIQVKGHGTGGGFDVELLLVSPEEGQEDNFIGNGIVNGGHTYTAITKARSYYDKLKSKGSKPKLNQQTGKVDYSELESASVQIFVLVNISQEEISNISRYRNTSESVEEFSLKNLAGDWDIIEEYLPAGCKPYVAFREGENKQFDVTDLVRRLACINNKLYPWRGSDGSPKNPSATCSAYGTLIKNWKKEDFREIVPLLKDILYIEECLRDEYDRQKGLSKLNGVEKKPYQFITGKQFNHTLPITFVFPILAAFRVFIKDGQWEYPVEKLWDEMGNTLLNNLLTAYRNEGRGNPAAFGRSASTWSNLLLVPMLKLTE, from the coding sequence ATGTCTACAAAGATAACAGCTCCTTTCTTTGCTACTGCTGCTTGTAAAGCATATAAAGAGGATAAAGAATCCAGTCGAGTAATTTGGAATCTCACTGTCCCTATATGCCAAGTGCCTCAAGGTTTACCTCTAGATCCTAATGCCAGACTAGCCAACGAAAATCGGCGGACTGTAAAGAGTATGTTGACAACTCTGGCACAAAAGCCAGAAGAGTTTATTTTCTACAACAATGGAATTTTAATTGTTGCAGACTCCATACAAGTTAAAGGTCATGGCACCGGTGGAGGGTTTGACGTTGAGCTTTTACTTGTCAGTCCTGAAGAAGGACAGGAAGACAATTTCATTGGTAATGGTATCGTAAATGGTGGGCATACTTACACTGCTATCACAAAAGCCCGCAGCTATTACGATAAATTAAAATCAAAAGGATCTAAACCAAAACTTAACCAACAAACTGGTAAGGTTGACTATTCAGAGTTGGAAAGTGCTAGTGTCCAAATTTTTGTGCTGGTCAACATCAGCCAAGAAGAAATATCAAATATCAGCAGGTATCGTAATACTAGTGAGAGTGTTGAGGAGTTTAGTCTTAAAAACTTAGCTGGAGATTGGGACATCATCGAAGAATACCTTCCTGCTGGATGTAAACCTTATGTTGCTTTCAGAGAAGGTGAAAATAAGCAATTCGATGTGACTGATTTGGTTCGTCGCCTTGCTTGCATTAATAATAAGTTGTACCCCTGGCGAGGTTCAGACGGTTCACCTAAAAATCCTAGTGCAACTTGCTCTGCATACGGAACTCTCATTAAGAATTGGAAAAAGGAAGACTTTAGGGAGATTGTGCCTTTACTTAAAGATATACTCTATATTGAGGAGTGCCTTCGTGATGAGTATGATCGGCAAAAAGGGCTGAGTAAGTTAAACGGCGTTGAAAAAAAGCCTTATCAGTTCATCACAGGTAAGCAATTTAATCACACCCTCCCGATTACTTTTGTATTTCCTATTCTTGCGGCCTTCCGTGTATTTATAAAAGATGGGCAGTGGGAGTATCCTGTCGAAAAGTTATGGGATGAGATGGGAAACACCCTTCTGAATAACTTGCTAACCGCCTACAGAAATGAGGGGAGGGGGAATCCAGCTGCTTTTGGGCGTTCAGCTTCAACATGGTCTAACCTTCTTTTAGTTCCCATGTTGAAGTTAACTGAATAG